CCGATCGAGCCTGCGACGGGCGCGTCCTCCCCGGCGGGGGAGGGGCGCTGATGGGCTACTTCGAGCGGGCGCTCGTGGCCGCCGTCGTCATCGGCGCCGGTGCGGGCTTCGTCGGTTCCCTCGTCGTGCTGCGCCGGCGCACCTTCTTCGCACAGGCCCTGACCCACGGCACCTACCCCGGGGCGGTGGCGGCCGCCGCGCTCGGCGTGAGCGTGCCGCTCGGTGCGGCCGCGGCATCCGTCGTGCTCGTGGCCGTGATGTCCGTCATCGCCCGCGTGCGGCGCCAGGGCGCGCAGGTTGCCGCGGGCATCGTCCTGACGGGCGGGTTCGCAGCAGGGGCGATCCTGCAGGCCGTGATCCCCGGACTCCCGGTGCGCGCCGAGTCGCTGCTGGTCGGGTCGATCCTGACGGTGACCGACGCGGATGTCGCGCTCGCGGCATCCGTGGCCCTCATCTCCGTGATCGCGGTGGCGGCATTCGGCAAGGAGATCGCGTTCTCGACGTTCGATCCGTCGGGATTCCGCGCCGCAGGCTATCGCGAGTGGCCCATCGAACTGCTCGTGCTCGGCCTGACCGCCGCGACCGTGGTGAGCGCCCTGCCCGCGGTCGGGGCGATCCTGGCGATCGCGCTCATCGCCGCCCCTGCCGCCGCGGCCCGGCTCGTGGTGCCGACGTACCGCGGCATCCTCTGGACGGCACCGCTCATCGGTGCGGCATCCGGCGTCATCGGGGTGCTCGCATCGCGCGCGTTCGTGGTGGCGGCCGGCCCCAGCATCGTGATCGCCGCCACCGCCTTCTTCGTGCTCGCGCTGGGCATCTCCAAGCTGCGCGCACTACCGTGGAACCGGGTCGCCATACCCGTGGAGACCGCAGAGGACGCACGCATCGCATGAAGCGCAACACCTGGCAACGCGAAGCCGTTCGCGAGGCCCTCGACGAGACCGAGGGGTTCATCAGCGCGCAGGCGCTGCACTCGTCACTGCACGCCAACGGTTCGCCGATCGGGCTGGCGACGGTCTACCGGGCGCTCGGCGACCTCGCGTCGAACGGCGAGGCCGACTCGCTGCAGTCGCCCGAGGGCGAGGCGCTCTACCGGGCCTGCAGCACGACCGGCCACCACCACCACCTGATCTGCCGCAACTGCGGGCTCACGGTGGAGATCGCGGCCGACGAGGTCGAGACGTGGGCGAGGCGGGTGGCCGCCGAACACGGGTTCACGGGCGCGGCCCACGTCGTCGACGTGTTCGGATTGTGCGCGAACTGCACGAAGCTGCTCGGCGCGGGCTAGCGCGAGGCCGAAGGGAGCCGGCATGGACGAGGACGCGGCACGGGACGAGACGCCGACGGCATCCCGACCCGATCCGTCGACCGACGGAGAGCCGCTGCGGCTGCGCCGCGAGGCCTGGGGCTTCGCGATCGGGTCCCTCTGCTTCGTGGCGGGGGCGCTGCCTGCCTACGTCGAGTGGGTCGGAGCCGTGTGGGTCGGCATCACCTTCTTCGTCGGTTCGCTGTTCTTCACCGCCGCGGGCTTCATCCAGCTGAGCCTGAGCGGCCGCCGCCCGCCGCGCGCGGACTCCAGCCTCGCCGACCGGGCGGACTGGTGGTCGGCCGCGATCCAGTTCGTCGGCACCCTCTGCTTCAACGTCAGCACGGGCGTCGCGCTCGCTGCGGCCATCGCCCGGCCCGACACGATCGGGGCGGGGTGGCGCCCCGACGCCTTCGGGTCGATCGCCTTCCTGGTCTCGAGCGCGCTGGCGGTGGCGGCCACGCGACACCGCCTGCTCCTCTGGGATCCGCACGCCCGCACCTGGCATGGCGCGTGGCTGAACATGGTGGGATCGGTGGCCTTCGCGGTGTCGGCGGTCGGCGCGTACGTGGTGCCCGAGACCGACGACTACGTCAGCCTGTTCTGGGCGAACTTCGGCACCCTCATCGGCGGCCTGTGCTTCTTCACCGCCGCCATCCTGTCGCGTCGACCGCTCGTGCGGCACGAGCGGCTCATCGGCCCGGTCTTCGAGAGCGACGCGGCATAGGCGTCCGAGACCCGGGCGGGTCCCGAGGCCCGGGCGGGTCGGTCAGCGGCCGGCCCGAGGCATCCGTCGGCGACGACCGAGCATCAGACCGAGCATCAGCGCGGCTCCCGTGAACAGCAGGAGCGCCGCGGC
This DNA window, taken from Agromyces sp. 3263, encodes the following:
- a CDS encoding metal ABC transporter permease, with the translated sequence MGYFERALVAAVVIGAGAGFVGSLVVLRRRTFFAQALTHGTYPGAVAAAALGVSVPLGAAAASVVLVAVMSVIARVRRQGAQVAAGIVLTGGFAAGAILQAVIPGLPVRAESLLVGSILTVTDADVALAASVALISVIAVAAFGKEIAFSTFDPSGFRAAGYREWPIELLVLGLTAATVVSALPAVGAILAIALIAAPAAAARLVVPTYRGILWTAPLIGAASGVIGVLASRAFVVAAGPSIVIAATAFFVLALGISKLRALPWNRVAIPVETAEDARIA
- a CDS encoding transcriptional repressor, producing the protein MKRNTWQREAVREALDETEGFISAQALHSSLHANGSPIGLATVYRALGDLASNGEADSLQSPEGEALYRACSTTGHHHHLICRNCGLTVEIAADEVETWARRVAAEHGFTGAAHVVDVFGLCANCTKLLGAG